The Lepeophtheirus salmonis chromosome 3, UVic_Lsal_1.4, whole genome shotgun sequence genomic interval TCATGTTCTTCTCTTTGGAAGGGATGAGGAAGGAGACTTTCATTCTCTTCATCTTGAATTATGTTCAAGTTTCTTACATAAGTGTCCCGGGAGGGTTCATAAtcatcttcatcatcatcatcgcCATTGAGTCGACGTAAGGAAGCATCATTCATTTCTTGTTGTAGAGCATCAGTACCCCAATCTATATGATAGGATGATTCAGAAGCAGGAATAACCATAAGTGGGGGTGAAGATCGTCTAGCAGCTctttctccttcttcttcttcttcactcTCATCATCTCCACTGCTACTTTGATGCCTCAAGGGTATCATTGATGAAGTAGAAGAATGATTATCAGGGGCACTAATaaactcttcttcttcttcgtcATCCATAGCAGTGTTCATTAAAAACACAGTCTTGAGTATGGAACGAAAATCTCCAGCATAATTTGACTGAAGTTGATCAGCTGCCCCGGATATGCACACATACAATCTATGTAAAAGATCCTCAGTAGACTTGAATCTTGCTCTTTTatctttttggaatttgtagGGAATCCTCTTTGTATCCCTCCGTGCATTTACTCTTTTCAGAGGGCAATCCAAGGGAGATGAGGATGAAGAGGACGAGGATGAAGAAGAAGGAGATGACTTTCTTCTTCGACGCAAGTGTTTTCGAGATTCTTCAATCTCTTTTAAATCCTCTCCAGGATTTGTAGCATCGATCACAACCGAAATAACGGCATCTAAAATAGGTTTGACAACTGCATCGTTAGCTTTGGCGGCTGAAGTAGGTTTTTCATCACAGAAACAATCAATGCTGGCAAGAACATTGAGAGAAGACGAAGCGGATGCCGATTCGACAGGAGATTCTAATTTGGCTTGTAATTTTTCAGCTTgttctttcttttcattttcttcgAGACGAGATTGAACTTCTTTTAGCTTGATACTAAGATTTGCTGGCTCTTCAAGCTGGCAGAGAAGCATTTCCAGCACAATAACCTCACTCACTTCCAGGGTTTGAAGGAGTTCACGTATTTTACgcagtaaatttttaaatggaagAAACAGCTCGGGGAAGGACGAATTGCTTTTGTCCACATTAAGTGGACCATCAGGCTGAAAAAGTAGTCCAGTAACTATTGCCAGTCTAGGTATAGCAAACATAAGGCTCGGATCACAGTAATCAACCATATCCTGAGTTATTAATTCAAGTTCTAACGATCTCATGAgagtattagaaaataaaattataatatcctGATGTAGTTCATACTCTTTTATGGTCTTCACATGAACCATGCATTGGAcgtatttaaattcaaattcactAAACAATCTATCGAATATCTTCAAATTCTCACGGATCTTCTCAGTATACTCAGGGTTTGGACGGAGACACTGTTCACGTAAGAGAGACCTCACTCGCTCCAAAGATTTTGTGACAGCTTTAGCTAAAGGGCGCATTGCTTCAGACTCGCTctcctaaaatttaaataaaaaattagcaaCATATTTTGATGAGAATCCAATTCATTCTAAAATTTCACTCAAAATAATACTTGTTGATTTAAATCATCAGTTTCAAAATAAGAATTCAAATCTATTAAAACCCATAAACTAACAAGTAATACTTTACGtagtatattgtaaaataaagcgTATGATATCTATAAGTTATTGTGGAAGAAATCTCACTATTAACTTAGAGATAGCTGCGATTATgtaattatccaaatttataaaaccGATCTGGGGagttaacttaaaaaaataggcaacttttaacaaataaaagaagataaatattatataataatgaatttttttagtaaaaaaccaaaaatagaaattttacaATTGATTTGCATAGCTAAACCAAGTGATAtgcacaaaaaatacaaatatatattattatcaaaaaagttatgacttCGGAGCGAAAGTTCAGAAAAATGTCAATTCCTCCATCattgtgaaaattaattataatcaaagatGGATTAAACTATTACTTATGTACAAGTTATATCTCggtaaatgaaattattgagcCTTGTCCTCAATATTAAAGGTCAAATatgttttgattatttcatagaagtgaaaatgtaaatagatttttctgatttttttccaCAGATCAGCTTTAAGCCTTAGTACCACAAATTTACATCCAACAGACAGAAACAATAGCTATGTATGTTCAAGTGTTGAGTTATGACTATTATggctaaaaaatgaattataaattctaTATTGAGAGTGTATTGAAATGAATGGATGGAGAGAAGTGAAATGTGAAACAAGTGAGTTATGCCTTATTGAGAATGCTGGATCCTGCTGCAAGGCACTCGGCACCAAACCAAAGCTGTCCCGCAAGATTTTCATGAAGAACGTCATCAGGAAACTTTGCTCTAAATTCTCGAATAGCTTCCCGACACCCAGGCTCGAGTTGTTCCAGCATTGCCCCGCAGATTCCAAGGAGATTGTCCTGACACCCTCGGAGTTTATGGACAAGGGCAGCGCATCTTTCTGGGTCCTTTCTTCCATCAAAAGAGTCTAATTCAGCTGCGACGGCGTTTAAGGCTTCATCCGCAAAGAAGAAACGGGCCATCAAGGACCTGTCACTCCTCTTGGGACGGTAAAGAAATTCACGGATATAGTTCATCCTGGagattgattatttataaatattaaatagaatcattacaaaaatataaaaatccattaaagATATTACTTGAATCCATTTAATAATCCGTCTTTCCTAGAAACGACATATACACTTCATACTTCTTCAATCGACAATCCTTGCTTGtcttcttagttatatattaaaaccTACAATGACTACTTTTTACACTCTTCACTCTTTAGCTAGTAGTTACTGTAAGTAGTGGTCTTTGTACGCTCccaaatctctctctctctctctctctctttctccctATAGCTCTCCTTCACTTGAAATAGCAGGACCGGTTCGATCTTCTTATTAACAAGTGTCgtcatttgcaaaaattaaattcatttaattacagATCCACACACTGGGTGCGTAATTAGAAATTCCGCACTTGTGAATCAATATGAACAAAtgctattatttttacatactaatATCTCACTTATTGAGCCTACATAAACTTTGATTTTGTATGTGCTCACTAATcagatatttatttgtagatattatgtttaaagcTAGCAATTTCATAATGAGATtgacaatcaaaatatataatttatattatatgtatatatattttatatataatgattcCTTGATCACTAATTACAACACTACCAAGTATATCTTCtcgtaaaatattttcaatgtactT includes:
- the LOC121114471 gene encoding lateral signaling target protein 2 is translated as MNYIREFLYRPKRSDRSLMARFFFADEALNAVAAELDSFDGRKDPERCAALVHKLRGCQDNLLGICGAMLEQLEPGCREAIREFRAKFPDDVLHENLAGQLWFGAECLAAGSSILNKESESEAMRPLAKAVTKSLERVRSLLREQCLRPNPEYTEKIRENLKIFDRLFSEFEFKYVQCMVHVKTIKEYELHQDIIILFSNTLMRSLELELITQDMVDYCDPSLMFAIPRLAIVTGLLFQPDGPLNVDKSNSSFPELFLPFKNLLRKIRELLQTLEVSEVIVLEMLLCQLEEPANLSIKLKEVQSRLEENEKKEQAEKLQAKLESPVESASASSSLNVLASIDCFCDEKPTSAAKANDAVVKPILDAVISVVIDATNPGEDLKEIEESRKHLRRRRKSSPSSSSSSSSSSSPLDCPLKRVNARRDTKRIPYKFQKDKRARFKSTEDLLHRLYVCISGAADQLQSNYAGDFRSILKTVFLMNTAMDDEEEEEFISAPDNHSSTSSMIPLRHQSSSGDDESEEEEEGERAARRSSPPLMVIPASESSYHIDWGTDALQQEMNDASLRRLNGDDDDEDDYEPSRDTYVRNLNIIQDEENESLLPHPFQREEHEFYRDEPALMTIASGNNQRRGIEGVEVRSDYVEYMEPPAWVPDEAAPICMGCSDQFTIFKRRHHCRSCGLVFCYRCSGQSVPLPQYGIDKPVRVCNRCYYFYRKTSPGNHHHRSSNNSNSSSGSMWTRHFGMVS